The following coding sequences are from one Rutidosis leptorrhynchoides isolate AG116_Rl617_1_P2 chromosome 11, CSIRO_AGI_Rlap_v1, whole genome shotgun sequence window:
- the LOC139876919 gene encoding basic transcription factor 3-like has product MNVEKLQKMAGAVRTGGKGSVRRKKKAVHKTTTTDDKRLQSTLKRIGVNPIPQIEEVNIFKDEQVIQFLNPKVQAAVGANTWVVSGTSQTKNLQDVLPSILNQLGPDNLENLKRLAEQFQKQGAGAGEGSTAMNTIQEDDDEVPELVAGETFEAAAEEGQKS; this is encoded by the exons ATGAATGTAGAAAAGCTACAGAAGATGGCTGGTGCTGTCCGCACTGGTGGAAAGGGTAGCGTTAGAAG AAAGAAGAAGGCTGTACATAAGACAACCACAACCGATGACAAAAGGTTGCAAAGCACTTTGAAAAGAATAGGAGTAAACCCGATACCACAAATTGAGGAAGTTAACATTTTTAAGGATGAGCAAGTTATCCAGTTCTTGAACCCTAAAG TTCAAGCCGCTGTTGGTGCCAACACTTGGGTTGTTAGTGGTACTTCACAAACAAAGA ACTTGCAAGATGTTCTCCCGAGCATTCTTAACCAATTGG GGCCAGACAACTTGGAAAACTTAAAAAGGTTAGCAGAGCAGTTTCAGAAACAGGGTGCGGGTGCTGGTGAAGGCTCAACTGCTATGAACACAATACAAGAGGATGATGATGAAGTCCCGGAACTTGTAGCGGGTGAAACTTTTGAGGCTGCAGCCGAGGAAGGACAGAAATCTTAG